In Venenivibrio stagnispumantis, the genomic stretch TATCTCCACCATAATATCCATAACAATTTGCCGCATTAATTATAGCTTCTTCAACATTTTCCGGAGTTTTTAAAAATATAAATAATGCTTGAGATAATGCTTCAAGGGCAAAATTTCCATTTCCAAGCTCATTTATTGCTTTTTCATAAGAGGCATCTTCTTTTATAAGATTTAAAACTTTTCTTAAATAACTTTTTGTTTCTTCTTTTTTGACAAAAGTTTTTAATAATTTTATAAAATATTCTGTTTCTTCCGGTAAATAAAATCTTCCTTGAATTAACTCTCCTATTGCAACAGCTATTACAGAAGCAGCATCAAGCACTATCTCATTTCTATGGGTAAGCATAACGATAGCCTTAGAACCTTCTACTGCAAGTATAGGATTTTTATAATGGAACATACCAACAGGAATAGCCGGTAAAGCTCCTTCTATTGAGCTACTGCTTCTGTCTATCTCTATGCCATTTTTAAGATTATGTATAGCAATTAAAAAATAAGGGTCTATATAGTTATGAAGTTCTTCCTTTTCTTCCCATTCTACGTATCTATAAATAATATCCTGAATATCAATTCTTCCTTTTTCTGCTATTGATTTTGCAACAAGCATAACAATATCAAACTCTGATGTGTTTTCTCCGGCTTTTAGAAAATTAGAAGGAGAAGATGGATGAGGGTCAACTAAATCTTTTACTTTATCTCCATAATGAAGAATAACCTCATCTACCGGAAGTTCTTCAACAGTCATACCAAGGCTATCACCTATACCTGCACCAAGCAATGTTCCTATGAATTTTTCTTCCATATTTCTACCTTTCCGGTCTTAGAGTTGGAAATAATATAACTTCTCTTATTGAAACGCTATCTGTTAGCATCATAACTAATCTATCTATTCCTATACCTTCTCCGGCTGTTGGTGGGAGCCCATATTCAAGAGCAGTTATAAATGTTTCATCTATGCTCATAGCTTCTTCATCTCCCATCTCTTTTTCCCTTAACTGCTGTATAAATCTTTCCCTTTGGTCTATCGGGTCATTTAACTCTGTATATGCATTTGCAATTTCTTGTTTATTTATAATAAGCTCAAATCTTTCTACTAAATCAGGGTCATTTCTATGGGTTTTTGCAAGTGGTGATAATATCTTTGGAAAATCAATAACAAAAGTTGGCTGAACCAAATCTTCTTCTATAAAATGTTCAAAAAGTTTATCCAATAATTTCATATGGGTTAATGTTTCTGCTTTTGGAATACCAACAGATTTTGCAAATTCCCTTGATTTTTCTTCATTTAGGAAAAACTCTTTATCTTTACCGGTTTTTTCTTTTAATGCTTCAAAAAATGCAATCTTTCTAAAAGGTTTTTCAAAATCAAGCTCAACTTCATCCCATTTTATCTTTAAACTTCCAACTGTATCAAGCAATATCTTTCTGATTAACTCTTCAGTCATTATCATCAGGTCATTATAATCAAGATATGCTGCATAAAACTCTACCATAGTAAATTCAGGATTATGGGTTGTATCTATCCCTTCATTTCTAAAATTTCTTCCTATTTCAAAAACCCTATTAAATCCACCAACAATAAGCATTTTTAGATAAAGTTCCGGTGCTATTCTAAGATATAAATTCATATCAAGGGCATTGTGATATGTTATAAATGGTTTTGCCAATGCTCCTGATGCTACTGGTTGTAATATAGGAGTTTCTACCTCTATAAATCCTTTACTTTCTAAGTATTCTCTTAAACTTTTTATAGCTTTTGCCCTGAGTTTAAATATCTCCCTTGATTTTTGATTAGCAATTAAATCTAAAAATCTATATCTGTATCTATATTCGGTATCTTTAAGTCCGTGCCATTTTTCCGGTAAAGCTCTTAAAGATTTTGAAAGTATTTGAAAATCTGTAATTTCTACCGTAAGCTCCCCTGTCATTGTTCTAAAAAGATTTCCTTTTACACCTATAATATCTCCAATATCTACCAAATCCATAATCTCTTTATATCTTTCTTCTCCAAGAATATCAGATTTAAAATAAATCTGTATTTTTGAGTAGGCATCCTGAATATGTCCAAATGCCGCTTTTCCTTGGTCTCTGAGGGCTATTAATCTTCCTGCAACGGCAACCTCTTTTCTTTCAGGGTCTTTATCATACATTGATTTTAT encodes the following:
- the lysS gene encoding lysine--tRNA ligase, whose protein sequence is MSEDIFLHRKEKLNLLKEKGINPYPHKFQITDSLEDIRKEFELPVPKDKEFSIKGKIKRVSKKDEEYIIRFEDLEQHAEIQVIYPQKDKIQPNVIAVFKGKLDRIDGKLTLVAHEYKEGEDGEPVYKIKSMYDKDPERKEVAVAGRLIALRDQGKAAFGHIQDAYSKIQIYFKSDILGEERYKEIMDLVDIGDIIGVKGNLFRTMTGELTVEITDFQILSKSLRALPEKWHGLKDTEYRYRYRFLDLIANQKSREIFKLRAKAIKSLREYLESKGFIEVETPILQPVASGALAKPFITYHNALDMNLYLRIAPELYLKMLIVGGFNRVFEIGRNFRNEGIDTTHNPEFTMVEFYAAYLDYNDLMIMTEELIRKILLDTVGSLKIKWDEVELDFEKPFRKIAFFEALKEKTGKDKEFFLNEEKSREFAKSVGIPKAETLTHMKLLDKLFEHFIEEDLVQPTFVIDFPKILSPLAKTHRNDPDLVERFELIINKQEIANAYTELNDPIDQRERFIQQLREKEMGDEEAMSIDETFITALEYGLPPTAGEGIGIDRLVMMLTDSVSIREVILFPTLRPER
- a CDS encoding ADP-ribosylglycohydrolase family protein, with the protein product MEEKFIGTLLGAGIGDSLGMTVEELPVDEVILHYGDKVKDLVDPHPSSPSNFLKAGENTSEFDIVMLVAKSIAEKGRIDIQDIIYRYVEWEEKEELHNYIDPYFLIAIHNLKNGIEIDRSSSSIEGALPAIPVGMFHYKNPILAVEGSKAIVMLTHRNEIVLDAASVIAVAIGELIQGRFYLPEETEYFIKLLKTFVKKEETKSYLRKVLNLIKEDASYEKAINELGNGNFALEALSQALFIFLKTPENVEEAIINAANCYGYYGGDTDSIALLTGAFVGAYNGNEDFPERWINNLKRYNEIVEVAKKLEKVAIH